A segment of the Syntrophomonadaceae bacterium genome:
ATTAATTGCCTGGCAGGAATCTTGTCCTGAAAAGACAATACTAAAATCAGTATGTTAAAAATATTTGTTGATGAAAGGAGTTGCAGTAATTCTATGGCATGGAAATGCGGTGTATGTAATTTTATTTGGGAAGGGGACAGCCCGCCAGTAAATTGCCCAAAGTGTGGAGCGCCTGCAGAAAAGTTTGTCCAACTCAGCCATGATGAGAAGGCCCTGATTGAAAGATCCCGGAAGTCAAACTCGCTGCATATTGAGTTGCTTGCAGTTTTGCCCCGGCTTTTAGAAATTGCCGAGGAAGGCATTAAAGACGACCTGGACCCGCGCTGTGTTACCTTATTCAAGCGACTCCAGTCTGAAGCCAGGTTTTTAACTGCATCCGCCAAGGCTGAACTGGAAGGACACATGAAGAAAAACAAGTGGGGTTAAAGACAAGTTCCAGGAAAAGGTATTAATAAAGAACTAGTACCCACCCCCGGCTGTCTCAAGCAGTAAAAAAATAACATTTGTAATCACTTCGGCACTGAGGGCTACCCGCTCTAATGCTTTTGCTCCTCCGAAAGAGCGGCCTTAGAGCGGTTATGCCCTTGCATTTTGAAAGGAGGTAAATCACATGGCAAGTTGGGAGAAAAAATCTACCGACCCGGCTGTGCAACAAATGTTAAGCAAGGCAGAACGGGATGGCGTCACCACCGTCTGGGATCGCTATCATGAGATGCAGCCCCAATGCAAATTTGGCGAGGCCGGCCTTTGTTGCCGCCACTGCCTGCAAGGTCCCTGCCGCATTGGTTTACGCGGCGGCAAACCACTGTTAGGCATCTGTGGCGC
Coding sequences within it:
- a CDS encoding rubredoxin: MAWKCGVCNFIWEGDSPPVNCPKCGAPAEKFVQLSHDEKALIERSRKSNSLHIELLAVLPRLLEIAEEGIKDDLDPRCVTLFKRLQSEARFLTASAKAELEGHMKKNKWG